A genomic region of Metopolophium dirhodum isolate CAU chromosome 1, ASM1992520v1, whole genome shotgun sequence contains the following coding sequences:
- the LOC132936013 gene encoding putative sodium-dependent multivitamin transporter isoform X2, producing MALGVADYVVFGITLIVSSSIGVYYRFSGGKQKTTQEYMLGDKNQSVVPVAFSLMASFVTAISMFGLSSEVYTRGTQFSVIIIAYIIATPVIGYLYLPVFFKLGNLSLYEYLEVRFGRLTRVTTSLAFSVQMIFYMAIVLYVPALTLEAVTGLPQSASIVLVGLVCVFYSTMGGIKAVIITDLLQALLMYASVIAVVGVALYETGGLSEILEISYRYGRINFGKSGRISSSDQLMPLYVLDTMGSIPGLTGLFIAGIFSSAMSSVSPILNSLAAITMEDYIKPFIKQEISDKKRVYLMKILVLVYGSVCIILSFLAKYMGAVLQTALTIFGVIGGPVLAVFTLGILLPYINQKGALTGLIFGLTFSFIIGFGGPKPPVENLPSYTNSCTIFNNSASSTQLPSSHYEGALHEDGYVYLYRISYLYYIVLGFLVTFVVAMTVSAIFRGKKRDHNPDLFTPCVANRLKRRRDRDYEQS from the exons ATGGCGTTGGGTGTTGCCGACTACGTCGTGTTCGGAATAACGTTGATCGTGTCCTCCTCGATCGGTGTGTACTACCGATTTTCCGGCGGCAAACAGAAGACTACacag GAATACATGTTGGGCGATAAGAACCAGAGTGTCGTACCGGTGGCATTTTCTCTGATGGCCAGTTTCGTAACGGCCATCTCTATGTTCGGTTTGAGCTCGGAAGTGTATACACGTGGTACCCAGTTTTCCGTCATAATCATCGCCTATATTATCGCCACTCCCGTCATTGGTTACTTATATCTGCCGGTTTTCTTCAAGCTCGGCAACTTGTCTCTGTACGAG TACTTGGAAGTACGATTTGGACGTTTGACACGAGTGACTACGTCGTTAGCGTTCAGCGTTCAAATGATATTTTACATGGCGATCGTATTGTACGTCCCAGCACTGACTTTAGAAGCTGTGACCGGATTACCTCAGTCTGCTTCCATTGTGCTTGTGGGGTTGGTGTGTGTGTTCTACTCTACGATGGGTGGAATAAAAGCAGTGATCATAACGGATTTGTTACAA GCCCTTCTCATGTACGCATCGGTAATTGCGGTTGTTGGGGTAGCTTTGTATGAAACTGGTGGTCTATCTGAAATTTTGGAAATTTCCTACAGATATGGTCGTATTAATTTTGGAAA GTCTGGTCGTATATCAAGCAGTGATCAATTGATGCCGTTATACGTGCTGGACACTATGGGATCTATACCTGGCTTAACCGGATTATTCATAGCCGGAATATTTTCATCGGCAATGAGCTCTGTATCGCCAATCCTCAATTCATTGGCAGCAATTACGATGGAAGATTACATAAAG CCGTTTATAAAACAAGAAATATCGGATAAAAAACGGGTTTATCTCATGAAAATTTTAGTCCTCGTGTACGGTAGTGTTTGCATTATATTATCGTTTCTGGCGAAATATATGGGCGCGGTGCTTCAAACTGCGTTGACCATATTCGGAGTAATCGGCGGACCCGTGTTGGCCGTGTTTACATTGGGTATACTCTTACCCTACATCAACCAAAAA GGTGCACTGACCGGCTTAATATTTGGCCTGACTTTTTCGTTTATCATTGGATTCGGTGGGCCTAAACCTCCGGTTGAAAATCTACCATCGTACACAAATTcgtgtacaatatttaataactctGCAAGTTCTACCCAGCTTCCATCATCACATTATGAAGG AGCACTTCATGAAGACGGCTATGTGTATCTGTACCGAATCAGTTACCTGTACTACATTGTGTTGGGATTTTTGGTTACATTCGTAGTGGCAATGACAGTGAGCGCAATATTCCGTGGAAAAAAACGTGACCATAATCCGGATCTGTTCACCCCCTGTGTGGCGAATCGATTGAAAAGACGTCGTGACAGAGATTATGAACAAAGCTAA
- the LOC132936013 gene encoding putative sodium-dependent multivitamin transporter isoform X1 encodes MALGVADYVVFGITLIVSSSIGVYYRFSGGKQKTTQEYMLGDKNQSVVPVAFSLMASFVTAISMFGLSSEVYTRGTQFSVIIIAYIIATPVIGYLYLPVFFKLGNLSLYEYLEVRFGRLTRVTTSLAFSVQMIFYMAIVLYVPALTLEAVTGLPQSASIVLVGLVCVFYSTMGGIKAVIITDLLQALLMYASVIAVVGVALYETGGLSEILEISYRYGRINFGNFSIDPTVRHSWFSILIGGVFTQISLYAVNQTQIQRFLTMKDYKTAVTALWCSLPLVMVISLITALSGLAMFSKYYNCDPIKSGRISSSDQLMPLYVLDTMGSIPGLTGLFIAGIFSSAMSSVSPILNSLAAITMEDYIKPFIKQEISDKKRVYLMKILVLVYGSVCIILSFLAKYMGAVLQTALTIFGVIGGPVLAVFTLGILLPYINQKGALTGLIFGLTFSFIIGFGGPKPPVENLPSYTNSCTIFNNSASSTQLPSSHYEGALHEDGYVYLYRISYLYYIVLGFLVTFVVAMTVSAIFRGKKRDHNPDLFTPCVANRLKRRRDRDYEQS; translated from the exons ATGGCGTTGGGTGTTGCCGACTACGTCGTGTTCGGAATAACGTTGATCGTGTCCTCCTCGATCGGTGTGTACTACCGATTTTCCGGCGGCAAACAGAAGACTACacag GAATACATGTTGGGCGATAAGAACCAGAGTGTCGTACCGGTGGCATTTTCTCTGATGGCCAGTTTCGTAACGGCCATCTCTATGTTCGGTTTGAGCTCGGAAGTGTATACACGTGGTACCCAGTTTTCCGTCATAATCATCGCCTATATTATCGCCACTCCCGTCATTGGTTACTTATATCTGCCGGTTTTCTTCAAGCTCGGCAACTTGTCTCTGTACGAG TACTTGGAAGTACGATTTGGACGTTTGACACGAGTGACTACGTCGTTAGCGTTCAGCGTTCAAATGATATTTTACATGGCGATCGTATTGTACGTCCCAGCACTGACTTTAGAAGCTGTGACCGGATTACCTCAGTCTGCTTCCATTGTGCTTGTGGGGTTGGTGTGTGTGTTCTACTCTACGATGGGTGGAATAAAAGCAGTGATCATAACGGATTTGTTACAA GCCCTTCTCATGTACGCATCGGTAATTGCGGTTGTTGGGGTAGCTTTGTATGAAACTGGTGGTCTATCTGAAATTTTGGAAATTTCCTACAGATATGGTCGTATTAATTTTGGAAA TTTCAGTATCGATCCGACAGTAAGGCACAGTTGGTTTAGTATACTAATCGGAGGGGTTTTCACTCAAATTTCTTTGTATGCTGTAAATCAAACGCAAATACAGAGGTTTTTAACCATGAAAGACTATAAGACTGCCGTTACCGCACTGTGGTGTAGCTTACCACTAGTGATGGTAATATCACTTATAACAGCTTTGTCAGGTCTAGcgatgttttcaaaatattataactgcgatcctataaa GTCTGGTCGTATATCAAGCAGTGATCAATTGATGCCGTTATACGTGCTGGACACTATGGGATCTATACCTGGCTTAACCGGATTATTCATAGCCGGAATATTTTCATCGGCAATGAGCTCTGTATCGCCAATCCTCAATTCATTGGCAGCAATTACGATGGAAGATTACATAAAG CCGTTTATAAAACAAGAAATATCGGATAAAAAACGGGTTTATCTCATGAAAATTTTAGTCCTCGTGTACGGTAGTGTTTGCATTATATTATCGTTTCTGGCGAAATATATGGGCGCGGTGCTTCAAACTGCGTTGACCATATTCGGAGTAATCGGCGGACCCGTGTTGGCCGTGTTTACATTGGGTATACTCTTACCCTACATCAACCAAAAA GGTGCACTGACCGGCTTAATATTTGGCCTGACTTTTTCGTTTATCATTGGATTCGGTGGGCCTAAACCTCCGGTTGAAAATCTACCATCGTACACAAATTcgtgtacaatatttaataactctGCAAGTTCTACCCAGCTTCCATCATCACATTATGAAGG AGCACTTCATGAAGACGGCTATGTGTATCTGTACCGAATCAGTTACCTGTACTACATTGTGTTGGGATTTTTGGTTACATTCGTAGTGGCAATGACAGTGAGCGCAATATTCCGTGGAAAAAAACGTGACCATAATCCGGATCTGTTCACCCCCTGTGTGGCGAATCGATTGAAAAGACGTCGTGACAGAGATTATGAACAAAGCTAA